One Williamwhitmania taraxaci genomic region harbors:
- a CDS encoding DUF6544 family protein encodes MRVIFLIFVTLHGLIHLLGFVKAFDLREVKELTLPISKPIGIVWLIVTALFLLYAILYILSFKYAWLIGLITVIVSQILIIYVWKDAKFGTIPNVIILSVTLLSLGSYVMQSEFTSRVEKDFSENNTLSTDILTESNIAHLPAIVQKYLNYTKSVGQPKIKNFRAEFVGGMRSKPNDKYMKIQSVQYNFYQKPSRYFYMTASKMSLPATGLHLYQSETATFEVRLLNWFKVVDAKGDKMNQAETVTLLNDMCFIAPATLIDSRIKWEVINDTKVKAIFKNGSISISAILYFNTTGELVNFISNDRYDTDGKRYSNYPWATPVENYQMINGYLLPSKAKLIYQRPDGDFIYGELEYKSIKYNLNSLED; translated from the coding sequence ATGAGAGTAATATTTTTAATTTTCGTTACACTACACGGACTAATTCATTTACTTGGATTTGTAAAAGCATTCGATCTCAGGGAAGTTAAAGAGTTAACACTTCCCATTTCAAAACCTATAGGAATAGTGTGGCTGATAGTAACTGCATTATTTCTGCTTTACGCCATCCTTTATATTCTGAGTTTCAAATATGCTTGGCTTATTGGACTTATTACGGTAATAGTTTCCCAAATACTCATCATTTACGTTTGGAAAGATGCCAAATTTGGCACAATTCCCAACGTTATTATACTGTCAGTTACATTACTGAGCCTTGGTTCGTATGTAATGCAAAGTGAGTTTACAAGCCGCGTGGAAAAAGATTTCTCAGAAAACAATACGCTTTCTACCGACATATTAACGGAAAGCAACATTGCTCATTTGCCTGCAATTGTGCAAAAGTATCTTAACTATACCAAGTCGGTTGGACAACCAAAAATCAAGAATTTCAGGGCGGAATTTGTTGGTGGAATGCGTTCTAAACCCAACGACAAGTACATGAAGATACAATCCGTTCAATACAACTTTTACCAGAAACCATCACGCTATTTTTATATGACTGCGAGCAAAATGAGCTTGCCGGCAACGGGGCTACATCTTTACCAAAGCGAGACGGCCACCTTTGAAGTCAGGCTTTTGAATTGGTTTAAAGTTGTAGATGCCAAGGGAGACAAAATGAATCAGGCAGAAACAGTTACCCTACTAAACGATATGTGCTTTATTGCCCCAGCAACATTAATTGACAGCCGAATAAAATGGGAAGTCATTAACGATACAAAAGTCAAGGCCATATTTAAAAATGGAAGTATCAGCATAAGTGCAATACTCTATTTTAACACAACAGGCGAACTTGTAAACTTTATAAGTAACGACCGCTACGACACCGACGGTAAAAGATACAGCAACTATCCTTGGGCAACCCCAGTGGAAAACTACCAAATGATAAACGGTTACCTATTACCGAGTAAGGCTAAACTAATATACCAACGACCCGATGGAGACTTCATTTATGGAGAGCTGGAATACAAAAGTATTAAGTATAATTTGAATAGTCTCGAGGATTAA
- a CDS encoding DUF1003 domain-containing protein, with amino-acid sequence MTSFRSDLSNKEFPISEKISAKVIRHSILNLIQKDNPHFSHDSFLSVSELNHYKGKAISDYLVREVGELSELEKTVLTSMTDNTTLSDKIDGDDQQTFTIGQRIADKVASFGGSWKFIISFGVFIFIWITANILWLFNKGFDPYPFILLNLILSCLAALQAPVIMMSQNRQEEKDRDRSKKDYMINLKSELEIRSLHEKVDHFIMDQQQELLEMQKNQIELLNDILKRVEIKK; translated from the coding sequence ATGACATCTTTCCGAAGCGACCTATCAAATAAAGAATTTCCAATCTCTGAGAAGATTTCGGCAAAAGTAATCCGACATTCTATTTTGAATTTAATTCAAAAAGACAATCCTCATTTTTCACATGATAGCTTTCTATCAGTAAGTGAGTTAAATCACTATAAAGGAAAAGCGATATCCGACTATTTGGTCCGTGAAGTAGGCGAATTATCAGAGCTTGAAAAGACCGTATTAACTTCAATGACCGATAATACTACTTTAAGCGACAAAATAGACGGTGATGATCAACAAACTTTTACTATTGGACAACGAATAGCGGATAAAGTTGCTTCATTTGGTGGTAGTTGGAAATTTATAATTTCATTCGGAGTATTTATTTTCATTTGGATAACCGCCAATATACTTTGGCTCTTCAATAAAGGGTTTGACCCATACCCTTTCATCCTTTTAAACCTTATTTTATCTTGTCTTGCCGCACTGCAGGCTCCTGTGATTATGATGAGTCAGAACAGGCAGGAAGAAAAAGACAGAGATAGATCCAAAAAGGACTATATGATCAACCTTAAGTCTGAATTAGAAATAAGGTCTTTACATGAAAAGGTTGACCATTTTATTATGGATCAACAGCAAGAACTCTTAGAAATGCAAAAAAATCAAATAGAGTTATTGAATGACATTTTAAAACGAGTGGAAATAAAGAAATAG
- a CDS encoding sensor histidine kinase: protein MAACVVWMRDYLIIFNILGLLVIQVALLVRSLNMLNNDLESFFDAMRSNDSSLLFTHRKKNSAFIGLYQQLENINKNIQQIKIDNQNQNQFFKVLVEHVGVGLIAFNSEGKVTLYNRAASEMLHKTHLFRISELDNIQPGLSTILEELQPSEQRLVSLYRHQELLQLSFKSTWIKILDEQIKLVSLQNIKNELDEKELESWQKLIRVLTHELMNSAGPMSSTIATLNEFITTADGKPKEVAELTDEMVEDIATGLHILEERSIGMVEFVTRFRNLTILPKPTFATINIAELFAAIKVLMNEKLNQRSIEVEIKVSNDSAQVVADRSMMEQILLNLVSNAIYALEETETPRIWLIARLDENKQPVVIVADNGKGIAEELQDKIFIPFFTTRNDGSGIGLSLSRQMMRLHGGTLTMTSTPGEMTVFTMKW from the coding sequence ATGGCAGCATGCGTTGTGTGGATGCGCGATTACCTGATCATATTCAACATTCTGGGATTACTAGTAATTCAAGTTGCACTGCTGGTGAGAAGTTTAAACATGCTCAACAACGACCTTGAATCGTTTTTTGATGCTATGCGCAGCAACGATTCCAGCTTACTGTTTACCCATCGAAAGAAAAATTCAGCCTTCATTGGTCTATACCAACAACTCGAGAACATTAACAAAAATATACAGCAAATAAAAATAGACAACCAAAATCAGAACCAATTCTTCAAAGTGCTGGTAGAGCATGTGGGCGTTGGGTTAATTGCATTTAATTCGGAGGGTAAGGTAACGCTATACAATCGTGCAGCATCCGAAATGCTGCATAAGACACACCTGTTTAGAATTTCAGAATTAGATAACATTCAGCCCGGGTTAAGCACCATTCTGGAAGAGTTACAACCCTCCGAACAGCGCTTAGTGAGCCTTTATCGGCACCAGGAATTGTTGCAGCTTTCGTTTAAGTCGACATGGATAAAGATACTGGACGAGCAAATTAAGTTGGTATCGCTGCAAAATATTAAAAACGAGTTGGATGAAAAGGAGCTGGAGAGCTGGCAAAAGCTTATCCGCGTGCTTACTCACGAGCTGATGAACTCGGCCGGACCAATGAGCAGCACCATTGCCACCCTCAACGAGTTTATTACAACCGCCGACGGAAAGCCTAAAGAAGTTGCCGAGCTAACAGACGAAATGGTGGAGGATATTGCCACCGGACTGCATATTTTAGAGGAACGGAGCATTGGAATGGTAGAGTTTGTAACCCGATTCCGAAACCTTACTATCTTGCCCAAGCCAACTTTCGCGACCATTAACATTGCCGAACTATTTGCCGCGATAAAGGTGCTAATGAACGAGAAGCTAAACCAACGCAGCATTGAGGTTGAGATAAAGGTATCGAACGATAGCGCGCAAGTAGTAGCCGACCGATCGATGATGGAGCAGATACTATTGAACCTAGTGAGTAACGCTATTTACGCGCTTGAAGAGACGGAAACACCTCGCATTTGGCTTATTGCACGCCTCGATGAAAACAAACAACCAGTGGTAATTGTGGCCGACAATGGTAAGGGCATTGCGGAAGAGCTTCAGGATAAAATATTCATTCCATTCTTCACCACCCGGAACGATGGCAGCGGAATAGGACTTAGCCTTTCGCGTCAAATGATGCGTCTGCATGGTGGCACGCTAACGATGACTTCCACGCCAGGGGAGATGACGGTATTTACAATGAAATGGTGA